One Babylonia areolata isolate BAREFJ2019XMU chromosome 27, ASM4173473v1, whole genome shotgun sequence DNA window includes the following coding sequences:
- the LOC143300953 gene encoding uncharacterized protein LOC143300953, translating into MDRRFFLSCALFATFVGLGRCLECHECVTIESDACLDPYDVNDNADNMGECDPGSHCLKYKTVQKIRDSGYIMGWERDSIVVTRACEPANDLPTGCIRWQGSGGFTIKCRCDTDGCNAAGLLRPGFGTVLMMMASLFLALLVWLRR; encoded by the exons ATGGACAGACGTTTCTTTCTGAGTTGTGCACTGTTCGCAACTTTCGTCGGTTTGG GTCGGTGCCTGGAATGCCATGAGTGTGTGACCATCGAGTCTGACGCATGCTTGGACCCATACGACGTGAACGACAATGCTGACAACATGGGCGAGTGTGACCCCGGCTCGCATTGCCTCAAGTACAAGACGGTACAGAAAATCAGGGACTCAGGCTACATCATGGGATGGGAAAGAG ACTCCATAGTGGTGACCCGGGCCTGCGAGCCAGCCAACGATCTGCCGACAGGGTGCATCAGGTGGCAGGGCTCCGGCGGCTTCACCATCAAGTGCCGCTGCGACACAGACGGCTGCAACGCTGCGGGTCTCCTGAGGCCTGGGTTCGGGACTGTCCTGATGATGATGGCGTCGTTGTTTCTGGCCTTGTTGGTTTGGCTGAGGAGGTGA